The genomic interval CGTGGTCGTAGACGAGGGTGAGGGTCGCCGCCGACTCGGCCTTCGGGTCCTCCTCCTCTTCGACGAGCCGCTTGCGGATGAGGTCCCGCACCGCCTCCGAGCGGTTCGCGACGCCGCTCTCGGCGAGAATCCGGTCGAACTTCCGGAGGAGGTCCGGTTCGATCGCGAGGCTGATCCGTTCGAGCTCCATGCCGCCTCCGTTATTACGTCCGCAGAAATCTTACTACGCCCCGGCCCGCCTCCGCGACCGGCTGGCTCCCGGTGCGACGCCGCTCCCGAGAGGTGAACGGCGCGAGAAGAACCGGCGTTGACGCCGCCCCGCCGTTTGTTAGACTGCTCTAACGATGATGCTCGTTCCAAACGCTCCTCCGGTCCCCATGAGCGAGCCCCTCGAGGACTACCTCGAGACCATCTACCTCCTCGTCCAGGAGCACGGCTTCGCCCGGGTGAAGGACATCGCGAAAGCCCGCGACGTCAAGGCCGCGACCGTCTCGATCGCGCTGCGAAAGCTCGCCGAGGCCGAGCTCGTGAACTACGTCCGACGCGAGTACATCGGCCTGACGGAGAAGGGCGAGGAGGCCGCGCGCCGCGTACTGACCCGGCACCGCCTCCTGACGCGTTTCTTCGAGGAGGTCCTCGGCATGTCGGCACACGCCGCGAGCGAGCAGGCGTGCGCCATGGAGCACGTCCTCACCGACGAGGCGATGGACCGGATGGTCCGCTTCTTCGAGTTCCTCGGGACCTGCCCTTCGGTCGTGAAGGCCTTCGGGCAGTGCCCGGCAGGGGCCCGTCCCGGCGACGAGCACCCCTGCGGCACCTCCTCCCCCGACTGCGCCCGTTGCAGCCTCAACCTCCAGGAGAGCTCCATGAGCATCGCCAGCATGAAGCCCGGGCAGAGCGCGATCGTCACCCAGATCACGGCGACGGGCGCCCTGCGCCAGCGGCTCCTCGACATGGGGATCCTCCCCGAGACTCCGATCGACGTCGAGCGTTCTGGCCCCGGCGGCCACCCGCTCTGGATCCGCTGCCAGGGCGCACGGCTCGCCCTCCGGCGCGCCGAGGCGTCGAGCATCCTCGTCCGTCGGCCCGCCTGATCGCGTCCCCTTTTTTCGCCGGAGTATTAGATGACTCTAACGTCGATAGCGCCCGCAACGACAACCGACTCCGCGGCGAAACCCCGGCGCCTCCGAGTCGCCCTCGCGGGGAACCCCAACTGCGGGAAGACCTCCCTCTTCAACGCCCTCACCGGCGCCCGGCAGCACGTCGCGAACTACCCCGGCGTGACCGTCGAGAAGCGGACCGGGGCGTTCGAGATCGACGGAGAGATGGCAGACGTCGTCGACCTCCCCGGGACGTACAGCCTGAGCGCCTTTTCTCCCGAGGAGCGCGTCGCCGAGGACGAGCTCGCGAGCGGCCCCGACGTCGTCGTCGTCGTCGCCGACTCGATGCAGCTCCAGAGGAACCTCGTCCTCCTCGCGCAGGTCCTCCTCGCCGGAGCGAACCCGGTCCTCTGCCTGAACATGGCCGACGAAGCGCGCGCGGCGGGCCAGAAGCTCGACGTCCCGATGATGGAGAAGCTCCTCGGGATCCCAGTCGTCGAGACGGTGGCGAGCCGCGGCCAGGGTCTCCCGGAGCTCCTCGACGCCCTCCGCCGCGCGGCCGAGGCCCCTCTCACCGGGCACCGCGTCGTACTCGGCGAACAGCTGGACGGCGCGCTCGGTGCCATCGCGGCCCGGCTTCCGCTGGGACCGCGTTCCGGGCTCAGCCGCGAGTGGACAGCCCTGCGACTCCTCCTCGACGACGACGCCGTCGCCAGCCGGCTCGCGGCAGTTCCTACGGGCGAGACCGCCGTCGCCGAGGCCCGCCGCCAGCGGACTCGCCTCGAATCCGAGACCGGCAGGGCGATCTCGGTCTTCGTGGCGGAGAGGACGTTCGGCTTCGTCGACGGCCTGCTGCGGGAAACCCGGACGCCGCCGCCGCGGATCGACACTCGCGTCCTCTCCGACCGGCTCGACGACGTGATCGCCCACCGGTACCTCGGCCTGCCGATCTTCGGCGCCGTCCTCTACGGGATCTTCTGGCTCACCTTCACCGTCGGCGAGGCTCCGATGGGATGGATCGAGGCGGGCGTCGGGTCGCTCGGGGAGCTCGTGACGGGCTTCTGGCCAGCGGGCTCGGAGTCGCTTCTGAGGTCGCTCCTCGTCGACGGAATCATCGCCGGGGTCGGAGGCGTCCTCGTCTTCCTCCCGAACATCCTCCTTCTCTTCCTCGGCCTCGCCCTCCTCGAGGACTCCGGGTACATGGCCCGCGCCGCCTTCCTGACCGACCGGGCGATGCACCGCTTCGGCCTTCACGGCAAGAGCTTCCTCCCGATGATGACCGGCTTCGGCTGCTCGGTCCCCGGGATCCTCGCGACACGGACCCTCGAGAACGAGCGCGACCGGCTGACGACGATGCTCGTCCTGCCGCTCATGTCGTGCGGGGCGCGCCTGCCGATCTGGATGCTCCTCGTCCCCGCGTTCTTCCCGCCCGCCTGGCGGGCGCCCGCGCTCTGGCTCATCTACGCGGCGGGCGTCGCCCTCGCGCTCGGCCTCGCGCTCCTCCTCCGCCGGACGCTCCTGAAGGGCGAGGACGCGCCGTTCGTCATGGAGCTGCCCCCGTATCGCATGCCCACGTTCCGGAGCGTCGTCCTCAAGATGCTCGACCGCGCCCGCCTCTACCTGAGCAAGGCGGGAACGGTGATCCTCGGGATCTCGATCCTCCTCTGGGCCGCGACGTCGTTCCCGAAACCGTCGTCGTACCTCATCGACGGGCGCGTCGCCGCCGGCGAGGCCGTCGCAGCGACCGACGTCGCCGCCGCGCGCGCTGCCGAAGAGCTCGAGTTCTCCGTCGCGGGCCGGGCCGGACGGTTCCTGGAGCCGGCGTTCGCTCCTCTCGGCTTCGACTGGAAGATGGTGACGGCCATGATCGGCGCCTTCGCGGCGAAGGAGGTCTTCGTCGCGCAGATGGGGATCGTCTACTCCATCGCCGACCCGGAGGAGGGCGCGGAAGGGCTCCGCGCCCGCCTCGCCCGCGACTACTCACCTCTCGTCGGCGTCAGCCTGATTCTCTTCCTCCTCATCTCCGCCCCCTGCATGGCGACGATCGCCGTGACGAAGCGCGAGTCGGGCCGCTGGCGCTGGGCGCTCCTGCAGCTCTTCGGCCTGACGGCCATCGCCTGGCTCGTCTCGTTCCTCGTCTACCAGGGCGGCCGGCTCGTCGCCTGAAGGAGAACCGCCCCTTGGACACGCTCATCACGATCGCCATCGTTGCCGCCGCCGCCGCCTGGGCGGGCCTGCGGGCCTGGCGCCGCGCAACCGCGAAGGCGGCCTCCTGCGCGGGAAGCTGTGCCGGCTGCGCCGGGAGCCGCGACCTTCGTCCGGCGGCCTCTTCCTGTCCGGAGGGCTCGGACGCGGCCATCCCGCGGGCCGGAGCCGCCACCGGGATCCCTCTCCCTTCCCGCTCCGAGAGGAGAGGCTGAAGCGATGCCGCTCTCTCTTGGCATCCCTGCGCGACTCGGGAGCCTCGTTCTCCGCATCGCCATGGCGGCCACTGCCGTCGCGTTCCCGTCCCGCCCGTCCGTCGCGGAGGAGACGCCCGACCCTGTGGCCGCTCACCCGTCCGAGCTCGAAAGCCTCAAGGCCACACTCGAGGAGATCCGCGAGGGGCTCGGCCTTTCCGGCTTCTTCGACGTCCGCGCCGCCGACACGCGGACCGACCCGAACGTCTTCTCGATGGGTGACTTCGAGCTCGACCTCGCCCGCGAGATCGGCAGGAAAGTCCAGATCGCCGCGGCCCTCGTCGTGAACGACGAGGGGGCCGAGCTCGCGGTCGGCTTCGTCGACGTCCACGTACTCGGGGCTCCGGTCGCGCCGCGCGGCCGCCTCCCCGTCGAGAAGGGCTTCCGTTTCCAGATCGGCCGGTTCGACGTCCCGTTCGGGGGCGACTGGCAGTACTTCGCCGCGAAAGACCGGCCCGAGCTCTCCGCCCCGCTCACGACCGAGATCGTGATGGACGGCGGCTACAACGACGTCGGCCTCCGCCTCCTCGGTGGGACCGGGAGCCTCTCCTGGTCGGCGTACTGGCTGCGCGGCGGAGGAAAAGGCACGCTCGTTGGCGGACGTCTCGGCCTCATGCCGTTCGACAACCCCTACCGGCTCCGCGGGCGGGTGCGGGCGGTCGAGCTCGGCGTCTCCGCACTCCACGACTTCGACGGCGGCGGCGGGACCGAATCGACCTCCTTCGCCGTCGACTCCGAGCTCCGCGGCCCGCGCGGCCGGCTCCGAGCGGAATACCTGCGGCGGGACCTGCGCCCCGTCGAGGGACGTGAGGAGCGCCTGGTCCGCTCGGGCTTCCACGTGACGGCGACGTTCGACGCCGGCGCGCCGGCTGGCGTCCCGCTGACGCCGTACGCGCGCTACGACACGGCCAGGAGGAACCCTCGGGGCGCAGGAACTCCCTGGGCGAGGAGGCGTGGGGCCGCACGGAGCGTCTTTCGGCAGGCCTGAACGGCCTCTTCTTCGACATCGTGTCCCTGAAGCTCGAATACCAGCGGACCCTCTCCGCGCCGCCCGCCGTCGAGGCGGAGGAGGAGTTCCACCGGGACTCGTTCCTCGCCCAGGTCGTCGTCTCTTTCTAGGGGCCGATGCGCAAGACCAGCCTATGGGTCGGGGCCGCGGGGCCCCGGAAAGCCCAGGAGAACCTCCATGCCGAAGGTAAGAACCGCTGCGCTGCTTCTCTCCCTCTGCGTACGCGCCGCTCCTGGCGCCGCCCTCGCATCCGAGGGGAACCGCGCCGCCGGCGGTCACCCCTCCTGGACCGCCGAGAGCTGCCTCTCTTGCCACCGCGCGGAGGAGGCGTCCGCGATCTCCTGCGCGTCCGCCGGCCCTGCCGGACGCTCTGCGCCTCCTGCCACGAGTTCCGCGACGGGCACCACCCGGTCGGCGTGTCGATCCCGCGCGCGGTGCCGGAACCCCTCCTCCTGACGAAGGCCGGGACGAACACCTGCGTCACGTGCCACGACACCACGCGGCCGCGCGCAGACCGTGCGCCGTGGGCCTCGACGAGCCTGTTCGAGCGCATCGCGCGCAGGCCCTCGGAGCATCGGACCTACTACCTCGCAATGCGGAACGAGAAGGGTCAGCTCTGCCGGAACTGCCACTGATCGCCGCGACCGGTCCTCGCATTCCCGATGCGGCGGCCGGTCCTCCCGGTGTTCAGCTCTTCCGCTGCCTGTCCTTCGGCGTCACGCAGGTCCCCGTCGCGCGGCAGACCACGACCGGCGGGTCGAGAACCTCGGCGGCGGAGTCGTTGATCTCCGGCGCCGAGCGGACGACCTTGCGCGCCTCGAACGCCATCTTCCGGCTCGTGTTTCCGACGGCCGTGATCACGCCCTCGGCCTCGATGTAGTCGCCGGCGTAGACGGGCGCGAGGAAGTCGACCGAGTCGTAGGCGCGGAAGAGCCCCTCGTCGCCGTCGAGGCGGATCAGCAGCTCGGTCGCCACGTCGCCGAAGAGGCCGAGCATCCGCGCCCCGTCGACGAGATTCCCGCCGTAGTGCGCGTCGTGGCTCGACATGCGCAGACGGATGACGACCTTCAGACCTTCGCCGGGCTTCTTCTCTTCGCTCAACTTTCAGCTCCTCGGAAGCGGCCGCTCCCGGCCGAGGATAGGAACAACCCGGCACGGCGGCAACCTGCCGCCCCCCGCCGCGACGCCCGAACCGGGCTCCGCCTCACCCGAGCTTCCTCAACCCCGGCCAGACCTTCGCGAGCGGCCGCTTCATGCCGCGGCAGACCCAGACGTCGAAGTGCTGGTGCGGCATCGACCAGCGGTGCTCGACGTGTCCCGCCCACTCGACGCTCTCGAAGTGGCTCTCGAGAGTGGCCTTGTCGTCGTCGAGAACGATGAGGACCTCGCCGGTGAAGCCGCGGGGCCCCCAGTCGTGGTACGCGAGGTGGCCGCTCAGAGCCGGCGGAAGGCCCAGCGCCGGGCCGTAGAGGTCGATCGCTCCTGCCTGGCCGTAGTTCTGGCCGAAGACGCCCGCGCGAGCCCGGTCCACGGGCGGGAGCGCGTCGTAGACGCGCGCCACCTCGCGCGCCATCTCCTCCCAGCCGAAGCGGTCCGCATGGAGCTGAGGAAGCGGACCGAGCCGATGGGTCTCGATGCGCGGCTGCTCCAGGCCCGTCACTGCGGCGTAGCGCATGAAGACCTCGGGCGGCAGGCAGGGCAGAAACAGCGGTGCGAGCACCATCCCGGTCACGAGGAGGAGCGCGGTGTACGCCGCGACGGTCCTGAGCCGCCAGACCGTCGAAGCGAATCGCTCCGCCGCCACGCCGCCCGCGGCGAGGAGGACCGGGTACGCCGGAGCCGGGTAATAGGCCCGGCCGTTCAGGAGGAGCATCAGGCCGATCAGGACGAGGAAAGCCACGCCGAGGAAGCGCGCCCTCCGGACGGACGGGTGGAGGAGGAGGAAGATGAGCCCGCCCCCCCAGAGGAGGACGGCGAGCGGATGGAGCATCTGGACCTGCTGGCCGAGGAACGAGATGGGAGAGAGCGCCACGTCGCGCCCGTCGGCCCGGACCTGCTGCCAGGTGCGCGAGGTGAGGGAAGCCGTGAGCGACGTTCCAGGCGAGGTTGGGAAGGAAGACGAGGAAGGCCGTCCCCGCCGCGATCCAGGCCTCGCGGCGCCCCAGGAGCCGCCGCTCGGTCGTCGCGATGAGGCCCGCGAGGAGCGCGAGTCCCTGGAAGGCGAAGGCGTGCTTGTTCAGGAGCGCCAGCCCCGCGACGAGGCCGAGCGCCAGGGCGGCGCGCGGCCCGCCTCCTTTCACGAGCCTCAGGAGAAGCCACGCCGCGCCCGTCCAGAAGAGCGGGTCGAGCGCGTTCATCGTGTGGAGGCTGCTCATCAGCAGGTAGATCGGCGCCACGAGGACGGCGAGCCCGGCGAGAAAGGACGCCAGCCGCCCCCCACCGAGCTCCCTGGCGAAAAGGCCGGTCATCACCACGAGCGCCGCACCGGCGAGCGCCGGCACCAGCCGGACGGCGAGGAGCGACTCGCCGAGGAGGGCCCGGACGCCCGCCGTGAGGGCCGGGAAGAGGGGCGGCATGTCGACGAAACCGAAGGCAAGGTGCTTCGACAGGGCGAGGTAGTAGAGCTCGTCGACGAAGAAGCCGTAGCCGAAAGCGCCGGTCGTCAGGAGGTGCGCGAGGAGCTTCACGACTGCGACGAGCGCGAGGCCGCCGCCGATGCCACGCCCCGCCCATCCCGCCGGCGGCCCGCCCGTCCCGCCAGCCTCGTCTCGAGGCCCCTTCGGCCCCATCATTGCCGGGTCATGGCCGAGAAGCCTTCCGCGCCTAACCCCACAGAGGCCTTCCCCGCCAGGACCGGTCTCCTCTTCCTCGCCGTGACCGTCGCCGGGCTCCTGAGCGCGGGAATCGTCGTCACGGCGGATCTCGCCGAGGGCCACCGCGCCGACGTCGCGAAGGCGGTGGTGACCGAGCTGACGGGCGCCTGGACGATCCTCCTCGCCCTCCTCCCGGCGATCCCCTTCATGAGGCGCCGGCCCGTCGAGGGCGCCCGGTGGCCGGCGCGGCTCCTCCTGCACGCGGGGCTCTCCCTCGCCGTCGGGGCCGCGCATACGCTCCTTATGTGGGGGGTCCGGAGCGCGGTCTTCCCCCTTCTCGGCTGGGGCCCGTACGACTACGGGGACATGCGCTTCCGCTTCCCCATGGAGTACCTGAAGCAGGCCGCCGTCTACGTCCTCGTCTACGGGCTCGTCCGCTTCGTCGCCTGGCTCAGGCGGAGCCGCGAGTCGGAGCTGCGCGCCTCGGAGCTCTCGCGCCAGCTGACCGAGGCTCGGCTTGCCGCATTGAAGCGGCAGCTCGCGCCCCACTTCCTCTTCAACGCGCTCAACACCGTTTCGGCGTTCGTCCGCGAGGACCCCGCGCGGGCGGAAGCGATGATCGGCCACCTGAGCGCCTTCCTCCGAGAGACCCTCCGCCACGCCGACGCCGTCGAGGTCCCCCTCGGCAGGGAGCTGGAGTTCCTCTCGTCGTGGCTCGCGATCATGAAGGCCCGCTTCGAGGACCGCCTCGACGTGGCGGTCGACGTCCCGCCCGAGGCGCTCGGCGTCCTCGTCCCGCACCTCGTCCTCCAGCCGCTCGTCGAGAATGCCGTACGGCACGGCGCGGGCCTCGGGCCGATGCGCGTCCGCGTGAGGGCCGAGAGGTGCGGCGAGCGCCTCCGGCTCGTCGTCTCCGACTCGGGGCCGGGCCTCGACGGCTCGCCCGCCGACGCCCTGGCGCGCGGGACCGGCCTCTCGAACACCGTGCAGCGCCTGCGCGCCCTTCACGCCGACGACCAGCGGCTCGACCTCTCGGCCGGCCCCGACGGCGGCCTTGTCGTCACGGTCGAGGTGCCGTGGAGGGAGGCGGCGTGACGATCCGCGTCCTCCTGGCCGACGACGAGCCCCCCGCGCGGCGCAAGCTCGCGGCCCACCTGGGCGAGGAGCCCGGAGTCGAGATCGCGGGCGAGGCGGCGAACGGCCTCGAAGCGGTCGAGAAGATCGGGAGCCTCTCTCCCGACCTGGTCTTCCTCGACATTCAGATGCCCGGCCTCACCGGAATCGACGTTGTCGAGACGGTCGGCCCCGCCGCGATGCCGCCAGTCGTCTTCGTCACCGCGTACGACGAGTACGCCGTCCGCGCGTTCGACCTCGAGGCCGTCGACTACCTCCTGAAGCCCTACGACGCCGAGAGATTCCGGACGGCGATGGAACGCGCCCGCCGGCGCCTCGCCGGACCAGGCCCGGCGGCGTCGCTCGAGCGGCTCGTCGCTGCGCTCCGCCCCCGCCACCTCGACCGCTTCGTCGTCCGCGACGGCGAGAAGGTCCTCCTCGTGCCGGCGCGTTCCGTCCTTCGCCTCGAGGCGGAGGGGAACTACGTCCGCGTTCACACGGGCGAGGGGAGTCACCTCGTGCGCGAGACCCTCGCCCGCCTCGAGGAGCGCCTGGATCCCCGGCGTTTCGCACGGGTCCACCGGTCCGAGATCCTCGCCATCGAGGCGGTCCGCGAGCTCCTCCCTGGTCGCACGGCGACTACGTCGCCGTCCTGCGCAACGGCATCCAGGTGCGCGTCAGCCGCCGCTACCAGTCGAGACTGCTCGGCGACGCGCCGGACTGAGGACCCGGCCTCAGCCCCGGAGCGCCAGTCGCGCGGCGCCCAGGTGCCTCTCGATCGACTCCTGCCTCCGCGGGGCGTCCGAGGCGCTTCCGTTACCAGACAAGGCGCCCGAGAAGTCCGACAGGAGCGCACGCATCTCGGAGAGCGCTCCCCTTGCCTCCTCCATCGCCCTCTGCTCGGCCGTCGAGCCCCCCCCGCCGCACTTCCCATCGGCCGCGGAGATCGCGGACGAGGCGCCCTCCGCCTCCGAAGAGAACGCGGCCGGATCGATCGGGGCTCGCGCAAAGACCGTCGCCGCCTCCTGCACGCGCCGGCTCGCCTGTTCCACGGCCGTCAGGCACGCTTCGCCGGCAAAGCCCGGGGCGGTGCCGCTGGACGCGACCGGCGCGGCCGGCGCCGTCGACGAGCCAGGGTCCTTCGAGATCTTCCCGCTCTTCCAGAGCCAGATGGCCACGCCCGCGATCGCGATGAGCCAGAGGATCTGGTTGCGGTTCACGACGCCCTCTTGCTCGCCAGCGCGCCCTCGAGCAGGGCGCACCAGTCGTCCATGCCGTCTCCCTTGCGCGCCGAGACCTCGAGCAGCCGCGCGCCGGGGTTCAGTGTCGCGACCTGCCGCTTCACGGCCGCGACGTCGAAATCGACGTACGGAAGGAGATCGACCTTCGTCAGGACCGTCACCTTCGCTCTCGAGAAGATTGCCGGGTACTTGAACGGCTTGTCGTCCCCCTCCGCCGTCGAGAGGAGGACGATCTTGAAGTCCTCCCCGAGGTCGTAGGAGGTCGGACAGATGAGGTTCCCGACGTTCTCGATGAACAGAATGTCGAGACCGCGGAGCTTCTCCCCTTCCTCCCCGAGCGCCGCGTCGACCTGCCGTGCGTCGAGATGGCAGGCGCCACCTGTCAGGATCTGCCGCGCCGGGATTCCGGCCTTCCGCAGTCGGTCGGCGTCCCGCTCGGTCGCGATGTCGCCGTCGAGGCCGCCCATCTTCAGCTTCCCGGAGAGCCGCGCCACCGTCGCCTCGAGGAGAGTCGTCTTCCCGGATCCGGGCGAGGAGATGAGGTTCACGACGAGCGTCCGCTGGTCGCGGAACGACTCGCGGAGCGCCGCCGCAGCCGCCTGGTTGGCCGCGAGGACCTTCTGCTTGACGTCGACTTCGGGCATCGAGAACCTCCCGCCGCGCCGCGAGGACGGGCGGCGAGAGGATATCGCGGCAGGCAGGGTGGGACCCCTGATCCCGTACTGTGCGCCCGGGGGCACGTCACTGCCGGCGGCAATGCGGCACACGCGGTGATAGCTTTCCCCGGCGTGAGAAGACCCGGAAGGTTCTTCGAGGCCCTTTCGCCGTCCCTTTTCCTGCTGACGGCCGCCGGCTGCGCCCGCGCGGGCGGCGCCGCGGGCCCTCCTACGAACCCTGCGGAGAGTGGCGCCCGAGCGGAAAGGAAAGGCCGACCAGCCATGCTCGTCGTACGAAATCAGAAAGCCGTTGAAGTCGCTCCCGGGACGGTGATCGACCTCGTCGTCACGCGACCGGTCGCGGTTCCGCGCGAGCACCAGTTCGAGTGGCCTGCCTCTCCGGCGATCCACGGCGACGCCGTTCGTTTTCTCCGGCTGCAGATCGAGAAGCCGCCCCCCGATGTCGACGGCGGGGTGACGACCCATCACTACGAGCTCGAAGCGTCGAAGCCCGGAACGGCTCGAGTCACGTTGACGCCCACGTCGGCGAGCCCGGAGTCCGCGCACCCGCCCGTGAGCCTCGATGTCACGGTCGGCGCCGCACGCGCGAACGCATCCCCAACCCCTTCCACACCCTCACGGACCTGACCGGCCACCTCGTCTCGCGCTCGAGACGAGGTACGAGGCCCTGACCGGCCTCGTCACCCGGCGAGGAGAGCCTCCACCGCCTCGAGCGTCGGGGCCACCGGCACCGGCACGGTCACTCGGCGCGCCGCCGAGGGAACGTCCTCAGTCCCGTCCCCGTGACGAGGAGGACGACGCGCTCGACCGGGAAACGAGCCCTCGGCGACCGCGATCTCGAGCCCGGCGAGTGCGATCGCCGCCGCGGGCTCGGCGAAGACAGCCGTCGCGATCGCGAGGCGCGGGATCGCGTCGAGGATGGCCTCCTCGGAGACGAGGATGCCGCTGCCGCCCGAGGCGCGGATGTCCTTCAGCGCCATCACCGCGTTGCGGGGGGCCGACACCGTGAGGCTGTCGGCGACGCTCCCCGCGTCCGGCTCGGGCGTGATCTCCGCCGCGCCCGAGCGGAGGGCACGCGCGATGGCTCCCGACCGCTCCGGCTGGACGGCGACGAGGCGGGGCACGCGCGGCAGGAGACCGCAGCGGACGAGATCGGCGAAACCCTTCGCGATCCCCGCGATGATCACGCCGTCCCCCGTCGGGACGACGACGGCGTCCGGCGCCTCGGGCGCGAGGTCCCGCGCGATCTCGAGCGCGGCCGTCTTCTTCCCCTCGACCGTGAAGGGGTTGAGAGCGGTATTCCGGTTGTACCAGCCGAAGCGCGCACAGGCCGCGAGCGAAAGCTCGAAAGCCTGGTCGTACGTCCCAGCGACCGGGACGAGCGTCGCCCCGTAGCTCGCCATCTGGACCAGCTTGGCCGGAGGAGCCGAGGCCGGGACGAAGACGACCGTCTTGATCCCCGCGGCCGCGCCAGCTGCCGAGAGCGCCGTCGCGGCGTTTCCGGTCGAGGCCGCGGCGACCGTCTCGTACCCGTACTCGATCGCCTTGGCGACGACCAGGTGCGAGGCACGGTCTTTCGTGGAGCCCGAGGGGTTCCGGGTGTCGTCCTTCAGCCAAAGGCGCGGCATGCCGAGCGCCTCTCGCAGGCGCGGCACCGGAAGGAGCGGCGTTCCTCCGGCGGCGAAGGAGAAGAACGAGGAGGGCCCCCGTACCGGGAGAAAGGGCGAGAGGCCAACCGGCGAAGCGAGCGGGGCGTCCGGCCAGCGGCGCGGGAGCTCCCTCTCCGCCAGCTCGACCCTGAGGACGCCCCGAGTGAACCCTCCCGGCGCCTGGAGACGGGCGCAGGAGGTACAGACGTAGAGGGCGCGATCCTCGGGGTACCGGGTGCCGCATTCGTTGCAGAGGAATGTGAAGTCGGTCACGGCCGGGCATCGTAGCGCGATCCGAACGGAAAGAAGCCGCGAAGCGCGGCGTAAAATTGCTCTTTGGCGGAACGTCCGCCCCTTTTGCACGTCGCCGTCCCGTGGAGGCCGTGATGGGTCGAATCGTCCAGTCCGTCGCGATGTCGTACGTCCGCGGCTGCCTCGTCAGCGGCCTCGCCGCGATCTACGTCTTCGCGATCTTCATCGGGTCCTTCCTGCTCCCGCTCGGGAGGATGCATCGCACGCCGGGCTCCGATCCGAAGGAGATCTTTCTGCCGATCGGGATCGGGGCCTTCTTCCTGATGGTCCTGCCGGCGATCCTCGCGTACTTCGCCACGCGCTCGCGCAACGCGACGTTCGACAGGTTGTTCGGCTCCCTCGGCCTTGCCGCCTTCCCGTACGCGGTCCAGTACCGCCGGTACGAAGGGGCGTACGGAGGACGCCGCCTCCAGGGCTTCTTCTCGCGCGGCCCGCGCCTCGCCCTCGAGGCCGACCTGGCCGTCTGGACGAGGTTCGGCATAACGGCGGGCTCGGGCGACACGAAGCTCCTCGCGGCGCTGGCGGGCGAGAAGCCGATCCGGTTCGCCGTCGCCGCTTTCGACGGGCTCGACGTCTTTGGCGAGGAGGAGGCGTGGGTGCGCCGCGTCCTTGCCGAACCCGGCGTCCCGGCGCTCCTCGGAAGGCTCCTGAGGTTCAAGGGGCCGTTCGCCCGCAGGCAGCTCGTCCTGCGACCCGGGGCGCTCAACGTCACGTTCCACCTCTCGACGGCCTTCATGAACTGGATCCCCTCGCAGGCGCAGGTGAAGGACTGGGCCGACGCGCTCGTCGCGATTGCCGAGGTCGCCGAGCGCGTGCCTCCGCCGGAGAAGCCCGTTGCCCCGACCCGCCTCGAGCAGCAGGTCGACTCGGTGCGGCGCATGGGCTTCGCCGTCAATCCCGGCGCCCTCGCCCTCGGCACGATGCTCGTCACGTCCCTCGTGATTGCCGCGATCGCGGGGGTCATCGTCGTCGCGCAGAAGTCGTGCCGGCCGAGCCGGGGTCCCGGGAGCGTCGCCGAGGTGCGCGAGGTGCTCCACCACGTCGACGTCACCGCGCAGAACCTCCAGGTCGCCGAGCTGCCGGCCGCGAGCACACTCGACCTGTTTGGCTTCACGGGGTACCTCGGCTCGGTCGAGTCCGAGGACGACACGAGCCTTCGCGCCGTCGCGAAGGTCCCGAAGGGGGCGCGGATCGTCGTCGCCAAGAGCCCGGGCACGGGGGCGGCGCGCGAGGTCGAGTGGCTCTTCGACCCGCCGCTCTCCGCGAAGACGTCCGTGGTCGAGCAGCAGCTCGGGAAGCTCGAGCTCTCCCCGGCCTCCGGCGAGCCGAAGGCCGTCCTCGGGCTCGCGACGCCGAGGAAGGCCGACGGGGCGCGGTGGCCGGTCCGGGTTCGGGTCCAGTTCGAGGGAAAGGCCGGCGGACCGATCAGCCGGATCGCAGCGTACCGCGACGGGCCGGTTGCGCCGTCGGCGCCGA from Holophagales bacterium carries:
- a CDS encoding pyridoxal-phosphate dependent enzyme — protein: MTDFTFLCNECGTRYPEDRALYVCTSCARLQAPGGFTRGVLRVELAERELPRRWPDAPLASPVGLSPFLPVRGPSSFFSFAAGGTPLLPVPRLREALGMPRLWLKDDTRNPSGSTKDRASHLVVAKAIEYGYETVAAASTGNAATALSAAGAAAGIKTVVFVPASAPPAKLVQMASYGATLVPVAGTYDQAFELSLAACARFGWYNRNTALNPFTVEGKKTAALEIARDLAPEAPDAVVVPTGDGVIIAGIAKGFADLVRCGLLPRVPRLVAVQPERSGAIARALRSGAAEITPEPDAGSVADSLTVSAPRNAVMALKDIRASGGSGILVSEEAILDAIPRLAIATAVFAEPAAAIALAGLEIAVAEGSFPGRARRPPRHGDGTEDVPSAARRVTVPVPVAPTLEAVEALLAG